The DNA region GCCCGCCCTTCAAGACCACAAGCGTCCTGTCGATTTGTGGCGTTACAGCCCAGGTGCTGTTGCGCCGCATCCGGCCGACACCGCCCCTAGGGTGAGGTCCATGACACGCGCGGCCGAGGAGATCCAGGTGGGGCGGCGGGTGGTGCGCGTCTCCAGCCCGGACAAGCCGTACTTCCCGGAGCAGGGCCTGACCAAGCTGGACGTGGTGCGCTACTTCCTGGCCGTGGGTGAGGGCATCCTGCGGGCGTTGCGGGACCGGCCGACCATGCTGGAACGGTGGCCCCGGGGGGTGTTCGAGGGGGCGACCGTCGCCACCCGGCAGAGCAACCGGGGGGACGCCTTCTATCAGAAGCGGGTGCCCGCCGGGGCGCCCGACTGGGTGGGCACCGCCCATCTGACCTTCCCCAGCGGCCGGACCGCGGACGAGGTGGCACCGGGGGAGTTGGCCGTGGTGATCTGGGCGGTCAACCTGGGCACCCTGCGGTTCCATCCGTGGCCGGTGACCCGCGCCGACGTCGAGCGACCCGACCAGTTGCGCATCGACCTGGACCCGATGCCCGGGATCGGGTTCGACCAGGTGGTGCCGGTGGCCCAGGAGGTACGCGCCTTCCTGGAAGAGTTGGGCCTGGTCGGCTACCCCAAGACCACCGGCGGGCGTGGCCTGCACGTCTACCTCTCCATCGAACCCCGGTGGAGCTTCGGCGACTGCCGACGAGCCGTGCTGGCGCTGGGCCGGGAGATGCAGCGCCGCCGCCCCGACCTGGTCACCACCACCTGGTGGCGGGAGCAGCGGGACCGGCCGATCTTCATCGACTTCAACCAGATGGCCCGGGATCACACCATGACCTCGGCGTACTCGATCCGGCCCACCGCGGCAGCCCTGGTGTCCGCGCCGCTGGACTGGGCCGAGTTGGACCAGGT from Micromonospora sp. NBC_01739 includes:
- a CDS encoding DNA polymerase domain-containing protein, with product MTRAAEEIQVGRRVVRVSSPDKPYFPEQGLTKLDVVRYFLAVGEGILRALRDRPTMLERWPRGVFEGATVATRQSNRGDAFYQKRVPAGAPDWVGTAHLTFPSGRTADEVAPGELAVVIWAVNLGTLRFHPWPVTRADVERPDQLRIDLDPMPGIGFDQVVPVAQEVRAFLEELGLVGYPKTTGGRGLHVYLSIEPRWSFGDCRRAVLALGREMQRRRPDLVTTTWWREQRDRPIFIDFNQMARDHTMTSAYSIRPTAAALVSAPLDWAELDQVRPEDFDVLSMPGRFAERGDPHAGLDGRRFGLEPLLELADREGLAAPPQR